A single genomic interval of Nitratidesulfovibrio sp. SRB-5 harbors:
- a CDS encoding FAD/NAD(P)-binding protein: protein MPDAITPQAGAHATTLGTGFTDNPYLPDVATVLETVQETPTIKTLRVRIDDPARMESFRFNPGQVGQLSLFGVGESTFVINSPPTRMDYLQFSIMRAGEVTAALHGLKPGDKVGVRAPLGNWFPFEDMRGKDIVFVGGGIGMAPLRTLLLYMLDNRADYGNITLLYGARTPSDMAFRDDVQEWLGRSDMQTTLTVDQAPEDWPHRAGLIPHVLLDLAPSNANSVAVLCGPPIMIKFTVEALKKLHFADEQIITTLERRMKCGIGICGRCNIGTKYVCMDGPVFTYAELRDLPNEL, encoded by the coding sequence ATGCCTGACGCCATCACCCCGCAAGCGGGCGCGCACGCCACCACCCTGGGCACGGGGTTCACCGACAACCCCTACCTGCCCGACGTGGCCACCGTGCTGGAAACCGTGCAGGAAACCCCGACCATCAAGACCCTGCGCGTGCGCATCGACGACCCGGCGCGCATGGAGTCCTTCCGCTTCAACCCCGGCCAGGTGGGCCAGCTTTCGCTGTTCGGCGTGGGCGAATCCACCTTCGTCATCAACTCGCCGCCCACCCGCATGGACTACCTGCAATTCAGCATCATGCGCGCGGGTGAGGTGACCGCCGCCCTGCACGGGCTGAAGCCCGGCGACAAGGTGGGCGTGCGCGCCCCGCTGGGCAACTGGTTTCCGTTCGAGGACATGCGCGGCAAGGACATAGTGTTCGTGGGCGGGGGCATCGGCATGGCCCCGCTGCGCACGCTGCTGCTGTACATGCTGGACAACCGGGCCGACTACGGCAACATCACGCTGCTGTACGGCGCGCGTACGCCGAGCGACATGGCCTTCCGCGACGACGTGCAGGAATGGCTGGGCCGCTCCGACATGCAGACCACGCTGACCGTGGACCAGGCCCCGGAAGACTGGCCGCACCGTGCGGGGCTGATTCCCCACGTGCTGCTGGACCTGGCCCCGTCCAATGCCAACAGTGTTGCCGTGCTGTGCGGCCCGCCCATCATGATCAAGTTCACGGTGGAAGCGCTGAAGAAACTGCACTTCGCCGACGAGCAGATCATCACCACGCTGGAACGGCGCATGAAGTGCGGCATCGGCATCTGCGGGCGCTGCAACATCGGCACGAAATACGTGTGCATGGACGGGCCGGTGTTTACGTATGCGGAGTTGCGCGACTTGCCCAACGAACTCTAA
- a CDS encoding 4Fe-4S dicluster domain-containing protein, translating to MSFARYIARGELARALDDMARGRVTYAPRREGDAVVFRPRAEGEEPLLARATVPPKGVIFPQSERLFAFIREKDPNDPGHTTVRLDSTVDIEPALIFGGRPCDARGFHIFDRVYLNGPHRDPYYAARREATVVVTLACNKAGSTCFCHWTGCGPADTTGSDILLTPVGEGADAGFVAVAVTERGGAVLEAANLPEADAARSDAAQAVHAATQAALDAQSPARDLSATPARLLERFSDSDFWRDMSDKCLSCGACTYLCPTCYCFNITDENDGGDGMRGRRLRSWDNCMSSLFTREASGHNPRMGKALRLRNRVGHKFSYYPQLHEGVVSCNGCGRCITGCPVSVDIREMVVRATEANEETPNA from the coding sequence ATGAGCTTCGCACGATACATCGCGCGCGGCGAACTTGCCCGCGCCCTCGACGACATGGCTCGGGGCCGCGTGACCTACGCACCCCGCCGCGAAGGCGACGCCGTGGTCTTCCGCCCCCGCGCGGAAGGCGAGGAACCGCTGCTGGCCCGCGCCACGGTGCCGCCCAAGGGCGTCATCTTTCCGCAGAGCGAGCGGCTGTTCGCCTTCATCCGCGAAAAGGACCCCAACGACCCCGGCCACACCACCGTGCGGCTGGATTCCACCGTGGACATCGAACCGGCGCTGATCTTCGGCGGTCGCCCGTGCGACGCGCGCGGCTTCCACATCTTCGACCGGGTCTACCTGAACGGCCCCCACCGCGACCCGTACTACGCGGCCCGGCGCGAGGCCACCGTGGTGGTCACCCTGGCCTGCAACAAGGCCGGGTCCACCTGCTTCTGCCACTGGACCGGCTGCGGCCCGGCGGACACCACCGGCTCGGACATCCTGCTGACCCCCGTGGGCGAGGGCGCTGACGCCGGTTTCGTGGCCGTGGCCGTCACCGAGCGCGGCGGCGCCGTGCTGGAAGCCGCCAACCTGCCCGAGGCCGACGCCGCCCGTTCGGACGCCGCCCAGGCCGTGCATGCGGCCACCCAGGCGGCGCTGGACGCGCAAAGCCCGGCCCGGGACCTGTCCGCCACGCCGGCGCGGCTGCTGGAACGCTTCAGCGACAGCGACTTCTGGCGCGACATGTCGGACAAGTGCCTGTCCTGCGGGGCGTGCACCTACCTGTGCCCCACCTGCTACTGCTTCAACATCACCGACGAGAACGACGGCGGCGACGGCATGCGCGGCAGGCGGCTGCGCAGTTGGGACAACTGCATGTCCTCGTTGTTCACCCGCGAGGCCAGCGGCCACAACCCGCGCATGGGCAAGGCCCTGCGCCTGCGCAACCGCGTGGGCCACAAGTTCTCGTACTATCCGCAACTGCACGAGGGCGTGGTGTCGTGCAACGGCTGCGGCCGCTGCATCACCGGCTGCCCGGTATCCGTGGACATCCGCGAGATGGTGGTGCGCGCCACCGAAGCCAATGAGGAGACCCCCAATGCCTGA
- a CDS encoding CoB--CoM heterodisulfide reductase iron-sulfur subunit A family protein, translating into MRIGVFVCHCGSNIGGTVDVPGVAEVARAYPDVVFSSDTMYACSEPGQAAIVDAIREHALDGVVVASCTPRMHEPTFRRTVERAGLNRYMFEMANIREHVSWIGKDREANSNKAAELVRMAVEKLRLNAPLYPKSFDVTKRVLVIGGGVAGIQAALDCADGGIEVVLVERESTIGGKMAKLDKTFPTVDCSSCILGPKMVDVSQHPNIRLYAHAEVEKIGGYVGNFKVDVRRKATYVDWELCTGCGLCMEKCPSRKSPDAFNEHVGVTTSINIPFPQAIPKKAIIDPASCRQFVKGKCGVCAKVCPTGAIRYDMEDQVVTEEVGAIITATGYDLFDYTKYAEYGGGRYPDVITSLQYERLLSASGPTGGHVKRPSDGKEPKTVVFIQCVGSRDRSVDRPYCSGFCCMYTAKQAVLTKDHIPDSRSYVFYMDIRANGKMYEEFTRRAMEEYGVQYVRGRVSMIVPQGDTYLVRGVDTLLGEQVEVPADLVVLAVGAESSHGAPQLAEKLRISYDNYGFFMESHCKLRPVETNTAGVYLAGACQGPKDIPSSVGQGSAAAAKVLGLFSRGRLESDPQISQVDVRRCVGCGKCITTCPYGAIEWMELRGEMKARVIETVCQGCGICTVTCPQGAIQLQHFTDNQILAEVNALCLS; encoded by the coding sequence ATGAGAATAGGTGTTTTCGTCTGCCACTGCGGCAGCAACATCGGCGGCACCGTGGACGTGCCCGGCGTGGCCGAGGTGGCCCGCGCCTACCCCGACGTGGTCTTTTCCTCCGACACCATGTACGCGTGCTCCGAACCGGGGCAGGCGGCCATCGTGGACGCCATCAGGGAACATGCGCTGGACGGCGTGGTGGTTGCCTCGTGCACCCCGCGCATGCACGAACCCACCTTCCGCCGCACGGTGGAACGGGCCGGGCTGAACCGCTACATGTTCGAAATGGCCAACATCCGCGAGCATGTCTCGTGGATCGGGAAGGACCGCGAGGCCAACAGCAACAAGGCTGCGGAGCTGGTCCGCATGGCCGTGGAAAAGCTGCGCCTGAACGCCCCGCTGTACCCCAAGTCGTTCGACGTGACCAAGCGCGTGCTGGTCATCGGCGGCGGGGTGGCGGGCATCCAGGCGGCGCTGGACTGCGCCGACGGCGGCATCGAAGTGGTGCTGGTGGAGCGCGAATCGACCATCGGCGGCAAGATGGCCAAGCTGGACAAGACGTTCCCCACCGTGGACTGTTCCAGCTGCATCCTTGGCCCCAAGATGGTGGACGTGTCGCAGCACCCCAACATCCGCCTGTACGCCCATGCCGAGGTAGAGAAGATCGGCGGCTACGTGGGCAACTTCAAGGTGGACGTGCGGCGCAAGGCCACCTACGTGGACTGGGAACTGTGCACCGGCTGCGGCCTGTGCATGGAAAAGTGCCCCAGCAGGAAGTCGCCCGATGCGTTCAACGAGCACGTGGGCGTCACCACTTCCATCAACATTCCGTTCCCGCAGGCCATCCCCAAGAAGGCCATCATCGATCCCGCGTCCTGCCGCCAGTTCGTCAAGGGCAAGTGCGGCGTGTGCGCCAAGGTGTGCCCCACCGGGGCCATCCGCTACGACATGGAAGACCAGGTGGTCACCGAGGAAGTGGGGGCCATCATCACGGCCACGGGCTACGACCTGTTCGACTACACCAAGTACGCGGAATACGGCGGCGGGCGCTACCCGGACGTTATCACCTCCTTGCAGTACGAGCGGCTGCTGTCGGCGTCCGGCCCCACGGGCGGGCACGTCAAGCGCCCGTCGGACGGCAAGGAGCCCAAGACCGTGGTGTTCATCCAGTGCGTGGGCTCGCGCGACCGTTCGGTGGACCGACCGTACTGCAGCGGCTTCTGCTGCATGTACACCGCCAAGCAGGCGGTGCTGACCAAGGACCACATCCCCGATTCGCGCAGCTACGTGTTCTACATGGACATCCGCGCCAACGGGAAGATGTACGAGGAATTCACCCGCCGGGCCATGGAAGAGTACGGCGTGCAGTACGTGCGCGGCCGCGTGTCCATGATCGTCCCGCAGGGCGACACGTACCTGGTGCGCGGGGTGGATACGCTGCTCGGCGAACAGGTGGAGGTGCCCGCCGACCTGGTGGTGCTGGCCGTGGGGGCGGAATCGTCCCACGGGGCGCCGCAACTGGCCGAAAAGCTGCGCATCTCGTACGATAATTACGGCTTCTTCATGGAAAGCCATTGCAAGCTGCGTCCGGTGGAAACCAATACCGCGGGGGTCTACCTTGCCGGTGCGTGCCAGGGCCCCAAGGACATCCCGTCCTCGGTGGGGCAGGGCAGTGCGGCGGCGGCCAAGGTGCTGGGCCTTTTCTCGCGCGGCAGGCTGGAAAGCGACCCGCAGATCTCGCAGGTGGACGTGCGCCGCTGCGTGGGCTGCGGCAAGTGCATCACCACCTGTCCCTACGGGGCCATCGAATGGATGGAACTGCGCGGCGAGATGAAGGCCCGCGTCATTGAAACGGTGTGCCAGGGCTGCGGCATCTGCACGGTCACCTGTCCGCAGGGGGCCATCCAGCTGCAGCACTTCACCGACAACCAGATCCTCGCGGAGGTCAACGCACTATGCCTGTCCTGA
- a CDS encoding hydrogenase iron-sulfur subunit, producing MPVLKGKELRVVGFLCNWCSYGGADTAGVGRFSQPTDLRIIRVPCSGRVDPMFVVKALLGGADGVLVSGCHPRDCHYSQGNFYARRRLETLKTFLPALGIDPDRFQYTWVSASEGQRWKNVVSTFVEKVHQLGHAPRIEEAAPYLPLAAGGDSPRAPLRPLAYPAAGTLAASLEQLREKIRAALPELDCVIGWQQGFDALHATPLFMRKPEDVDKLTWGPLNVHNLATYLPQFKNRKVGVVVKGCDSRSVIELLQEKLVEPDNVRVFGMACEGVVDMARVQKTLDAGNADGAMCADVAPAAVAAEGDGLTVEGEAPARLKLADVVAEKCRTCDTPVPLLGDVVEGNASAPAGPAPDAPPSLEVLDAMTPEQRRGFWRAQMDRCLRCYACRNACPMCVCRDHCIAESRDPHWTTQEGNVREKLQFQVIHALHLAGRCTECGECQRACPVNIPVLSLKQWMNRSVRTLFDYRAGVDVNAVPPLLAFAVEEKNIKEHGL from the coding sequence ATGCCTGTCCTGAAGGGGAAGGAACTCCGCGTCGTAGGGTTCCTGTGCAACTGGTGCTCGTACGGCGGTGCCGACACCGCCGGGGTCGGGCGATTCTCGCAGCCCACGGACCTGCGCATCATCCGCGTGCCCTGTTCCGGCCGCGTGGACCCCATGTTCGTGGTCAAGGCGCTGCTGGGCGGCGCGGACGGGGTACTGGTTTCCGGCTGCCACCCGCGCGACTGTCACTACAGCCAGGGCAACTTCTACGCCCGGCGTCGCCTTGAAACGCTGAAAACCTTCCTGCCCGCCCTCGGCATCGACCCGGACCGCTTCCAGTACACCTGGGTTTCCGCGTCGGAAGGGCAGCGCTGGAAGAACGTGGTCTCCACGTTTGTTGAAAAGGTGCACCAGCTGGGACATGCCCCGCGCATAGAGGAAGCCGCTCCGTACCTGCCGCTGGCGGCGGGGGGCGACAGCCCGCGCGCGCCGCTGCGCCCGCTTGCGTACCCGGCGGCGGGAACGCTGGCCGCATCGCTGGAGCAACTGCGCGAGAAGATTCGCGCGGCGCTGCCGGAACTGGACTGCGTCATCGGCTGGCAGCAGGGCTTTGACGCGCTGCACGCCACGCCGCTGTTCATGCGCAAGCCGGAAGACGTGGACAAGCTGACCTGGGGCCCGCTGAACGTGCACAACCTGGCCACCTACCTGCCGCAGTTCAAGAACCGCAAGGTGGGCGTGGTGGTGAAGGGGTGCGACAGCCGCTCGGTCATCGAGCTGTTGCAGGAAAAGCTGGTGGAGCCCGACAACGTGCGGGTGTTCGGCATGGCCTGCGAGGGCGTGGTGGACATGGCCCGCGTGCAGAAAACGCTGGACGCGGGTAACGCGGATGGCGCGATGTGCGCAGACGTGGCGCCTGCGGCGGTGGCGGCGGAAGGCGACGGCCTGACCGTTGAGGGAGAAGCCCCCGCGCGTCTGAAGCTGGCCGACGTGGTGGCGGAAAAGTGCCGCACCTGCGACACGCCGGTGCCCCTGCTGGGCGACGTGGTGGAGGGCAACGCCTCCGCCCCGGCGGGCCCCGCGCCCGACGCGCCGCCCAGTCTTGAAGTGCTGGACGCCATGACCCCGGAACAGCGGCGCGGCTTCTGGCGCGCCCAGATGGACCGCTGCCTGCGCTGCTACGCCTGCCGCAACGCGTGCCCCATGTGCGTGTGCCGCGACCACTGCATTGCCGAAAGCCGCGACCCGCACTGGACCACCCAGGAAGGCAACGTGCGCGAGAAGTTGCAGTTCCAGGTCATCCATGCCCTGCACCTGGCCGGGCGCTGCACCGAATGCGGTGAATGCCAGCGGGCCTGCCCGGTGAACATCCCGGTGCTGTCCCTCAAGCAGTGGATGAACCGTTCGGTGCGCACCCTGTTCGACTACCGCGCGGGCGTTGACGTGAATGCGGTGCCGCCGCTGCTGGCCTTTGCCGTGGAAGAAAAGAACATCAAGGAGCATGGGCTGTGA
- a CDS encoding ferritin-like domain-containing protein, translating into MAEFFNAADVTAAAIRIEQRGQDVYNQAVAMATKPEVRALFQHLAAEEARHEATFRAMADRVGPVELPAWSIAAEYVEYLHALLDSHALFTQAGTLTALKGAADDHAAALRMAIQFEKDTLLFFTEMRELVPAGEKAAVDACIAEERAHLRALTAMLAQVNA; encoded by the coding sequence ATGGCCGAGTTCTTCAACGCCGCAGACGTCACCGCCGCCGCCATCCGCATCGAGCAGCGCGGCCAGGACGTGTACAATCAGGCCGTGGCCATGGCCACCAAGCCGGAAGTCAGGGCGCTGTTCCAGCATCTTGCCGCCGAAGAGGCCAGGCACGAGGCAACCTTCCGCGCCATGGCCGACCGCGTCGGCCCCGTGGAACTGCCCGCGTGGAGCATTGCCGCCGAGTACGTGGAATATCTGCACGCGCTGCTTGATTCGCACGCGCTGTTCACCCAGGCCGGTACCCTGACCGCGCTCAAGGGGGCCGCCGACGACCACGCCGCCGCCTTGCGCATGGCCATCCAGTTCGAGAAGGACACCCTGCTGTTCTTCACCGAAATGCGCGAACTGGTGCCCGCCGGGGAAAAGGCGGCGGTGGATGCCTGCATTGCGGAAGAACGCGCCCATCTGCGCGCCCTTACCGCCATGCTGGCGCAAGTGAACGCATAG